One part of the Equus asinus isolate D_3611 breed Donkey chromosome 6, EquAss-T2T_v2, whole genome shotgun sequence genome encodes these proteins:
- the LOC106845796 gene encoding MAL-like protein has translation MDLSLTSFLISFMFLLSYLLGFYKKYESWKVLDSLYHGTTAILYMSAAVFQVHATIVSETQNLTNYFINTTASALHSSLFLCWWNGALMWHGAHSQKSPPLEQPDLPP, from the exons ATGGACCTCTCGCTCACCTCGTTCCTCATCTCCTTCATGTTCCTGTTGTCTTACTTGCTTGGATTTTACAAAAAATACGAGTCCTGGAAAGTCCTG GACAGCCTGTACCACGGGACCACCGCCATCCTGTACATGAGTGCGGCCGTCTTTCAGGTGCACGCCACGATCGTCTCTGAGACCCAGAACCTGACCAACTACTTCATCAATACCACAGCCTCG GCTCTGCACagcagcctctttctctgttggTGGAATGGCGCCCTCATGTGGCATGGAGCTCACAGCCAGAAGAGTCCTCCTCTGGAGCAGCCTGACCTTCCTCCTTAA